In Corylus avellana chromosome ca2, CavTom2PMs-1.0, the following proteins share a genomic window:
- the LOC132170455 gene encoding sister-chromatid cohesion protein 3: MEDLPPPSETSAPRPQKRTRVQAQTSENQASKANGAGAENRERTSEASDQTGRESSPDDFEEARPGAKRNRAYEGTSGSAHKATDQSLIEVIKSNGKLIPQAVKLWVERYEKDRKPAMVELLTILFEACGAKYYIKGDFLDETDVDDVVVALVNLARRGEVEDYQNSKKKDFKNFKDNLESFWDTLVRECQHGPLFDQVLFDKCMDYIIALSCTPPRVYRQVASLMGLQLVTSFITVAKMLGAQRETTRRQLDAEKKKRTEGPRVESLNKRFSTTHEKITVLEEMMRKIFTGLFVHRYRDIDPNIRTSCIQSLGAWVLSYPSLFLQDLYLKYLGWTLNDKNAGVRRASIIALQTLYEVDDNVPTLGLFTERFSNRMIELADDIDVSVAVCAIGLVKQLLRHQLIPDDDLGPLYDLLIDDPPEIRHAIGALVYDHLIAQKFNTSQSGTKGDESSSSEVHLGRMLQILREFSTDPILSVYVIDDVWEYMKAMKDWKCIISMLLDENPLIELTDEDATNLVRLLCASVKKAVGERIVPATDNRKQYYAKAQKEIFENNRRDITVAMLKNYPLLLRKFMADKAKVPLLVEIILYTNLELYSLKRQEQNFKNVLLLMKEAFFKHGEKEALRSCVRAINFCSTESQGELQDFARNKLKELEDELTAKLKAAIKDVVDGDDEYSLLVNLKRLYELQLSRAVPMESSYGDIVMVLSRFRNLEDEVVSFLLLNMYLHLAWCLHSIVNSETVSEASLSSLLSKRNTFFEQLEYFLNTLTDVEEVGKRGNQLACRVCTILAEAWFLFRRTNYSSTKLERLGYCPEKSILEKFWKLCEQQLHISDETEDEDVNKEYIEETNRDAVMIAAAKLVASDAVPKEYLGPEIISHFVMHGAGVAEIVKNLITVLKKKDDDLSNIFLEALKRAYHRHMVELSTSDVDPLTSKSFLECKDLGTRLSGTFMGAARNKHRSDILKIVKDGLDYAFVDAPRQLSFLEGAVLHFVSKLPTSDVLDIIKDVQKRTENVNTDEDPSGWRPYHMFVDTLREKYAKNEGFQDEKEGAVVRRRGRPRKRRNIEGKRLFDGHGSSDEEDSISASDREEAQDEDEEEDAPLIRSIRPSSKLRSLRLSREENKGQTRT, translated from the exons ATGGAGGACCTTCCTCCACCTTCCGAAACCTCCGCGCCGCGCCCC CAGAAGAGGACTAGGGTTCAGGCTCAGACTAGCGAGAACCAAGCTAGTAAGGCGAATGGTGCTGGTGCCGAGAACCGTGAGCGGACCAGCGAAGCAAGTGACCAGACGGGCCGGGAGAGTTCGCCGGACGATTTCGAAGAGGCTCGTCCTGGGGCTAAGCGAAATCGTGCCTATGAAGGAACTTCGGGCTCGGCTCACAAAGCCACCGACCAGAGCTTGATTG AGGTCATCAAAAGTAATGGGAAACTTATTCCTCAAGCGGTCAAACTTTGGGTTGAGCGATATGAAAAGGATCGAAAACCTGCAATGGTTGAACTCTTGACGATTCTGTTTGAG GCATGTGGAGCTAAGTATTATATCAAAGGAGACTTCCTTGATGAGACAGATGTTGATGATGTTGTGGTTGCTCTTGTCAATCTTGCTAGAAGA GGAGAAGTTGaagattatcaaaattcaaaaaagaaggATTTTAAGAACTTCAAAGATAATCTTGAATCATTCTGGGACACTTTGGTTCGTGAGTGTCAACATGGGCCGTTATTTGATCAGGTTTTGTTTGACAAGTGCATGGACTATATAATTGCACTATCTTG CACTCCTCCAAGAGTTTACCGTCAAGTTGCTTCATTGATGGGCCTCCAACTTGTCACATCCTTCATAACTGTTGCTAAAATGCTTGGTGCACAGCGTGAAACTACTCGTAGACAGTTGGATGCTGAAAAGAAGAAACGAACTGAGGGCCCTCGTGTGGAGTCACTAAATAAAAGATTCTCAACGACTCATGAAAAAATTACAGTGTTAGAGGAGATGATGCGCAAGATATTTACAGG GTTATTTGTCCATCGTTACAGAGACATTGACCCAAACATTCGAACATCATGCATACAGTCACTTGGTGCATGGGTTTTGTCATACCCTTCTCTGTTCTTGCAGGATTTGTATTTAAAGTATCTTGGGTGGACACTAAATGATAAA AATGCTGGTGTAAGAAGAGCTTCTATCATTGCATTGCAAACTCTTTATGAAGTGGATGATAATGTGCCTACTCTTGGTTTATTTACTGAAAGATTTTCAAACCGGATGATCGAGCTTGCTGATGACATTGATGTTTCTGTGGCTGTCTGTGCCATAGGACTTGTAAAACAACTACTAAG ACACCAACTTATACCTGATGATGACTTGGGTCCTTTATATGATTTACTGATTGATGATCCACCAGAAATTAGGCATGCCATAGGAGCATTAGTTTATGATCACCTGATTGCTCAAAAGTTCAATACCTCCCAGTCTGGCACAAAAG GCGATGAAAGCAGTTCTTCAGAGGTCCATCTTGGCAGAATGTTGCAAATATTGAGAGAGTTTTCAACGGATCCAATATTAAGTGTCTATGTCATTGATGATGTTTGGGAGTACATGAAGGCTATGAAG GATTGGAAGTGTATTATCTCCATGCTCTTGGATGAGAATCCATTGATTGAGCTTACTGATGAGGATGCGACAAACTTGGTACGGCTTCTTTGTGCATCTGTCAAAAAGGCTGTTGGAGAGAGGATTGTTCCTGCCACTGACAATCGCAAGCAATATTACGCTAAAGCTCAAAAA GAAATATTTGAAAACAACAGACGAGATATAACTGTTGCCATGTTGAAGAACTATCCATTGCTATTACGCAAATTCATGGCAGATAAAGCGAAAGTGCCATTACTAGTTGAGATTATTTTGTATACCAACCTTGAGCTTTATTCCTTGAAGAGGCAGGAGCAG aattttaaaaatgtcCTGCTGCTTATGAAAGAGGCATTTTTTAAGCATGGTGAGAAGGAGGCACTGAGATCCTGTGTCAGGGCTATAAACTTTTGTTCAACTGAGAGCCAAGGGGAGCTGCAGGATTTTGCCCGTAATAAATTAAAGGAACTTGAGGATGAACTTACTGCTAAACTTAAAGCTGCAATCAAAGACGTAGTG GATGGTGATGATGAATATTCTCTCCTTGTGAATTTGAAAAGGTTGTATGAGCTTCAATTGTCAAGGGCTGTGCCTATGGAGAGCTCATATGGAGACATAGTCATGGTTCTCAGTAGATTTAGAAATTTGGAAGATGAG GTTGTCAGTTTTCTTCTTCTGAACATGTATTTGCATTTGGCGTGGTGTCTGCACTCCATCGTAAATAGTGAAACCGTCTCTGAAGCATCTTTATCTTCTCTACTATCTAAACGCAATACCTTTTTTGAGCAACTTGAGTACTTTCTCAACACCTTGACTGATGTGGAGGAAGTGGGTAAACGTGGAAATCAGCTAGCTTGTAGG GTTTGTACTATACTTGCCGAAGCATGGTTTTTGTTCAGAAGGACAAATTATTCTTCAACGAAATTGGAAAGATTAGGATATTGTCCGGAGAAATCTATTCTTGAGAAGTTCTGGAAACTTTGTGAACAACAGCTCCATATTTCAG ATGAGACAGAAGATGAAGATGTGAACAAAGAGTATATTGAGGAGACAAATAGAGATGCAGTCATGATTGCTGCTGCAAAGTTGGTTGCTAGTGATGCAGTTCCTAAG GAGTATCTTGGTCCTGAGATTATTTCTCATTTCGTGATGCATGGAGCAGGTGTGGCAGAGATTGTTAAGAATCTAATCACTGttctaaagaaaaaagatgatgatcTTTCCAATATCTTCCTTGAAGCTCTGAAAAGG GCCTACCATCGACATATGGTGGAACTTTCCACAAGTGACGTTGACCCCTTGACTAGCAAGTCTTTCCTCGAATGTAAAGATCTTGGTACTAGGCTTTCTGGAACTTTCATGGGTGCTGCTCGGAACAAGCACAGATCGGAcatcttaaaaattgtcaagGATGGTCTTGATTATGCTTTTGTAGATGCTCCAAGGCAGTTGTCATTTTTGGAAGGTGCTGTGCTCCATTTTGTATCCAAACTTCCTACATCCGATGTGCTTGACAT TATAAAGGATGTCCAAAAACGTACAGAGAATGTAAATACAGATGAAGATCCCAGTGGCTGGCGCCCCTATCACATGTTTGTCGACACGTTGCGTGAGAAGTATGCAAAGAATGAAGGTTTTCAAG
- the LOC132171471 gene encoding NPL4-like protein 1 — MMLRVRSRDGLERVSIESPQITVSQLKTIIQSQLRIPIDNQTLSTNQNLLLAKTPADLLKFTDMASPSTPLSALNLSHGSIVFLAYEGERTVSGPVFNPAGSFGRKMTMDDLIAKQMRVTRQENPHCELVSFDRDCANAFQNYVNETLAFAVKRAGFMFGTVSEVGKVEVDFIYEPPQQGTEENLVMLRDPDEEKLVEAIAMGLGMRRVGFIFTQTISQDKKDYTLSNREVLQAAEFHAESGLKEWVTAVVKLEVNEDGGADVHFEAFQMSDVCVRLFKEGWFVTEIAEDADPKLSMMKKDVMVGVKDTREVDNDFFLVVVKIFDHQGPLSTAFPIENRNIPVTLRALKNHLDRTRSLSFVKRISDFHLLLLLARFLDLSSDVPALAECAQRQSTVPEGYQLLIESLAASS; from the exons TCGAGAGCCCACAGATCACTGTCTCGCAACTCAAAACCATAATCCAATCTCAGCTTCGAATTCCCATTGACAATCAAACCCTCTCAACCAACCAAAACCTCCTCTTGGCCAAAACCCCGGCCGATCTTCTCAAATTCACCGACATGGCGAGCCCTAGCACGCCTCTCTCCGCGCTCAATCTATCCCATGGCTCCATCGTCTTCCTCGCCTACGAGGGCGAGCGCACCGTCTCCGGACCGGTCTTCAACCCCGCCGGATCGTTCGGTCGCAAGATGACCATGGACGACCTCATCGCCAAGCAGATGCGCGTCACACGCCAGGAGAACCCGCATTGCGAGCTCGTCTCGTTCGACCGCGACTGCGCCAACGCGTTCCAGAACTACGTGAACGAGACGCTCGCGTTCGCCGTGAAGAGGGCCGGGTTCATGTTCGGCACCGTTTCGGAGGTGGGCAAGGTCGAGGTGGACTTCATCTACGAGCCGCCACAGCAAGGGACTGAAGAGAATTTGGTGATGCTGAGAGACCCAGATGAGGAAAAGCTCGTGGAAGCGATCGCGATGGGGTTGGGGATGAGGAGGGTCGGGTTCATATTCACGCAGACGATCAGTCAGGACAAGAAGGACTACACTTTGTCGAACCGAGAGGTGCTTCAGGCGGCGGAGTTTCACGCGGAGAGCGGCTTGAAGGAGTGGGTTACGGCCGTGGTGAAGCTGGAGGTGAACGAGGACGGTGGGGCTGATGTGCACTTCGAGGCGTTTCAGATGAGCGATGTGTGTGTTAGGTTGTTCAAGGAAGGGTGGTTCGTGACAGAGATTGCTGAGGACGCCGATCCCAAGCTGTCGATGATGAAGAAGGATGTGATGGTTGGGGTGAAGGATACTAGGGAGGTTGACAATGATTTTTTCTTGGTGGTGGTTAAGATTTTCGATCACCAG GGTCCACTTTCAACAGCATTTCCCATTGAAAACCGGAATATCCCTGTGACCCTGAGGGCGCTGAAGAATCATCTTGACAGGACAAGAAGTCTTTCTTTTGTGAAGCGTATTTCAGATTTTCATTTGCTGCTTTTACTGGCCAGATTTTTAGACCTCAGCTCTGATGTTCCTGCACTGGCAGAGTGTGCGCAGAGACAGTCAACTGTACCAGAAGGTTACCAGCTCCTAATCGAGTCCTTGGCGGCCAGTTCGTAA